A region of Thermococcus piezophilus DNA encodes the following proteins:
- a CDS encoding tripartite tricarboxylate transporter permease, producing MLPLLDILIWSLAGVLFGSLISWIPGFHIFNIMALLVAVFGVGELMPVQAFPFFAIGAIVAYAYVSAISSVYFSVADESAVFLLFPTQRYLLLGRGHEAVLLYLIGAVAGTLILVIGALFIFPKVLPPIYQATSPYITYFLTAIVLFMFMSEWPKEGDRGKTPFQRLWMAWRQILGGLLVFLLSGILGFIVMNTNLLPTTSAYTRLTPMFIGFFGMSWVLLNILSNPPMLEQVPDDRIESSPYNIAKASFGGALGGTIAAVYPIITGGMGALIAGHMTSQRGDDAFIISQGVNRVIYYVGAFTLLFLPNLRLTRGAAAWLVSSIYTPKSYAEYLAAVGVILLSAGISFVFTYYISKFLARSFNIVHIRKLSYFVAITLVIISYVLTGPMGIVVLLVSTAIGMMAAAFNTRRSYCLGGLILPVLISMTGHTGEVMHLLGLG from the coding sequence ATGCTCCCCCTCTTGGATATTTTAATTTGGTCGCTGGCCGGAGTGCTCTTCGGCTCGCTTATATCATGGATTCCGGGATTCCATATCTTCAACATCATGGCCCTGCTCGTGGCAGTCTTCGGGGTCGGCGAGCTCATGCCAGTCCAGGCCTTTCCATTCTTTGCTATAGGGGCCATAGTAGCTTACGCCTACGTCAGTGCAATATCGAGCGTCTACTTCAGCGTTGCTGACGAAAGCGCCGTCTTTCTGCTCTTCCCCACGCAGAGGTACCTCCTCCTTGGCAGAGGACATGAGGCGGTACTGCTGTACCTCATCGGCGCGGTTGCTGGAACGCTTATACTGGTCATAGGCGCCCTCTTCATCTTCCCGAAGGTACTTCCGCCGATATACCAGGCGACCAGTCCGTACATCACCTACTTCCTCACCGCCATAGTTCTTTTCATGTTCATGAGCGAGTGGCCCAAGGAAGGTGACAGGGGCAAGACGCCGTTCCAGAGGCTCTGGATGGCTTGGAGGCAGATACTGGGTGGATTACTCGTCTTCTTACTCTCTGGAATCCTTGGCTTCATCGTCATGAACACCAACCTCCTACCGACAACGAGCGCCTACACGAGGCTTACGCCCATGTTCATAGGCTTCTTTGGGATGTCTTGGGTGCTGCTGAACATACTCTCCAATCCACCCATGCTGGAACAGGTGCCGGACGATAGAATTGAGAGCAGTCCCTACAACATCGCTAAGGCCAGTTTTGGCGGTGCTCTTGGAGGAACAATAGCTGCCGTTTACCCGATAATCACTGGAGGTATGGGAGCGCTCATAGCGGGTCACATGACGAGCCAGCGCGGGGACGATGCCTTCATAATCAGTCAAGGAGTTAACAGGGTCATCTACTACGTCGGGGCCTTTACACTGCTCTTCCTGCCCAACCTCAGGCTCACGAGGGGAGCGGCGGCATGGCTCGTTAGCTCGATATACACTCCGAAGAGCTACGCTGAATACTTGGCGGCCGTAGGCGTTATCCTCCTGAGCGCGGGAATAAGCTTCGTTTTCACCTACTACATCTCCAAGTTCCTTGCGAGGAGCTTCAACATCGTCCATATTAGGAAGCTCTCTTACTTCGTAGCAATAACGCTGGTTATCATCTCATACGTCCTCACCGGACCGATGGGGATAGTGGTGCTCCTCGTCTCAACGGCAATAGGCATGATGGCGGCGGCCTTCAACACCAGAAGGAGTTACTGCCTCGGAGGCCTTATTCTTCCGGTGCTCATAAGTATGACGGGACACACGGGCGAAGTTATGCACCTGCTTGGTCTGGGGTGA
- a CDS encoding DUF531 domain-containing protein translates to MLTVALYNTYDPRKLHEAHLRAIARAGPTAYAYGFHLALVGFPFEGRPVDVAEEIASHTTIGEGGKYLLELAQRNRFHLFEFPKKGFPPQFGTPVATTRKPSEEKEITPLELSERALKGESFLLLIGLGRHGLPKEIFKMARYHMDITGKRVSLETCTAIGAISARISTLMEALRWMSRGKRT, encoded by the coding sequence ATGCTGACGGTTGCGCTCTACAACACCTACGACCCAAGGAAGCTGCACGAGGCCCACCTGAGAGCCATAGCCAGAGCCGGACCAACAGCTTATGCCTACGGCTTTCACCTGGCTCTGGTAGGATTCCCCTTCGAGGGCAGACCGGTTGATGTTGCCGAGGAAATAGCCAGTCACACGACCATAGGCGAGGGAGGGAAGTATCTCCTCGAGCTTGCCCAGAGAAACCGCTTTCACCTCTTTGAGTTTCCGAAGAAGGGCTTTCCTCCTCAGTTCGGCACGCCGGTTGCGACCACTAGAAAGCCGAGCGAGGAGAAGGAGATAACCCCACTTGAGCTCTCAGAGAGGGCTTTGAAAGGCGAGAGTTTTCTGCTCCTGATAGGCCTTGGAAGGCATGGCCTTCCAAAGGAAATATTTAAGATGGCACGCTATCATATGGATATAACAGGGAAAAGGGTCAGCCTTGAAACATGCACCGCGATAGGTGCCATATCCGCGAGAATAAGCACTCTGATGGAGGCGCTGAGATGGATGAGTCGTGGAAAAAGGACATAG
- a CDS encoding class I SAM-dependent methyltransferase, giving the protein MEEVYFLTAGDARRLLFARGGARLNLDLRKTGRSWLITIEGDEFIFPDGTRVERSVIERVARDEGNVYFIKNGGVYKAAIAGEYYYKLVPTVPPTIEINGIRMHRTKDVNPLQDTLNKVNTVKPNEGETVLDTCMGLGYTAIEAAKRGAYVITVEKDKGVIELARINPWSRELFQGGKIQIIHGDAFEVVKRFNNGSFDVIIHDPPRFSLAGHLYSGEFYEELFRILKPGGRLFHYVGNPGKKYRRRDLQKGVMERLRKAGFVGVRRAEEALGVVAKKPEKR; this is encoded by the coding sequence ATGGAGGAAGTCTACTTCTTAACCGCAGGAGACGCGAGAAGGCTGCTCTTCGCTAGAGGTGGAGCGAGGCTTAACCTGGATTTGAGAAAAACCGGGCGCTCATGGCTCATCACCATTGAGGGAGACGAGTTCATATTTCCAGACGGCACGCGCGTTGAGAGGAGCGTAATCGAAAGGGTCGCGAGGGACGAGGGGAACGTTTACTTCATCAAAAACGGGGGCGTTTACAAGGCGGCAATAGCCGGAGAGTACTACTACAAGCTCGTGCCAACGGTTCCGCCCACGATAGAGATAAACGGCATCAGGATGCACCGGACGAAGGACGTAAACCCCCTCCAAGACACCCTCAACAAAGTGAATACCGTCAAACCCAATGAGGGTGAAACTGTTCTAGATACCTGCATGGGGCTCGGATACACAGCGATAGAGGCCGCGAAGCGCGGTGCTTACGTGATAACTGTAGAAAAGGATAAGGGCGTCATAGAACTGGCAAGAATAAACCCCTGGAGCAGGGAGCTCTTCCAGGGCGGGAAGATTCAGATCATCCATGGGGATGCCTTCGAGGTCGTAAAGAGGTTCAACAACGGGAGCTTCGATGTGATAATCCACGACCCTCCGCGCTTTTCTCTGGCGGGCCATCTCTACAGCGGAGAGTTTTATGAGGAGCTCTTTAGAATTCTCAAGCCCGGTGGGAGGCTTTTCCACTACGTTGGGAACCCTGGGAAGAAGTACCGGAGAAGAGACCTCCAGAAGGGCGTGATGGAGCGCCTAAGAAAGGCAGGCTTCGTTGGTGTTAGAAGGGCCGAGGAAGCGCTCGGTGTAGTGGCGAAGAAGCCAGAGAAAAGATAA
- the taw3 gene encoding tRNA(Phe) 7-((3-amino-3-carboxypropyl)-4-demethylwyosine(37)-N(4))-methyltransferase Taw3 produces MKAKREALASLFTAINGGKVDEDIIDLLLLINSIKGIYTTSSCSGRIGIIEEPALGAKPLSRWLIKVHRLIEFEEAKEALKNAKEGIIFLKSQPPIFHVVAGDLEKAKKLHELGLASGFKYTTFKVISKRYLVEINATEYLTAPLGRDGKVLVDDEYIRFAIEIGNEMLRRSKRRLSRLEENFRKLRKELGKDELFYEMAEKHGISVR; encoded by the coding sequence ATGAAAGCCAAGAGGGAAGCGCTCGCGAGCCTCTTCACGGCTATAAATGGGGGCAAAGTCGATGAAGACATAATAGACCTCCTCCTTCTCATCAACTCGATAAAGGGCATCTATACCACATCCTCCTGCTCGGGGAGGATTGGAATCATCGAGGAGCCGGCTCTGGGGGCAAAGCCCCTATCCAGATGGCTGATAAAGGTTCATAGACTCATAGAATTTGAAGAAGCGAAAGAAGCCCTGAAAAATGCCAAAGAGGGAATCATCTTCCTCAAGAGCCAGCCGCCTATCTTTCACGTCGTTGCCGGAGACCTTGAGAAGGCAAAGAAGCTCCACGAGCTAGGCTTGGCTTCAGGCTTCAAGTACACCACCTTCAAGGTCATCTCCAAACGCTATCTCGTTGAGATAAACGCCACCGAATACCTTACTGCCCCCCTTGGAAGGGATGGAAAGGTCCTGGTGGACGACGAATACATCCGCTTCGCCATCGAGATCGGCAACGAGATGCTGAGGCGCTCGAAGAGAAGGCTCTCCCGCCTTGAGGAAAACTTCAGAAAGCTGAGGAAAGAGCTTGGCAAAGACGAGCTGTTCTACGAGATGGCCGAGAAGCATGGAATTTCAGTCAGGTGA
- a CDS encoding DUF3800 domain-containing protein, producing MELFIDESGDLGGTKSNKWYFIVAGMICNEKEISFIIKSLLQELNLADFHMRKRKRFHPSSPTLISV from the coding sequence ATGGAATTATTCATAGATGAGAGTGGAGACCTTGGAGGCACGAAAAGCAATAAGTGGTACTTCATAGTCGCAGGAATGATATGTAATGAAAAAGAGATTTCGTTCATCATAAAGTCGCTTCTCCAAGAATTGAATTTAGCAGACTTTCATATGAGGAAAAGAAAAAGGTTCCATCCAAGCTCGCCAACCTTGATTTCAGTATAG
- a CDS encoding lipoate--protein ligase family protein gives MRFIPLIVARPEVQMAIDEAIMRARIEGKVPDTVRLYAFSPSSVTIGRFQSVRHDVDLDVAGKLGIPVVRRITGGGSVFHDEFGEITYSVVVGEDYHPALRNVEESYRYLAGPLVDALKELGLDAGFSGLNDIVANGKKISGSAQTRRKGVILQHGTFMYATRVDVLAKVLRISKAKLSDKGVSNIWERVTILEREGIKLNRWETYELLKDKFSAAFELEEDQLTDYELELAEKLIEARYGNPEWNEMR, from the coding sequence ATGAGGTTCATTCCGCTCATAGTTGCCCGACCCGAGGTTCAGATGGCGATAGACGAGGCAATAATGCGCGCTAGAATCGAGGGCAAGGTCCCCGACACGGTGAGGCTCTACGCTTTCAGTCCCAGCTCGGTAACTATAGGCCGCTTCCAGAGCGTTAGGCACGATGTTGACCTCGATGTTGCCGGGAAGCTCGGAATCCCTGTTGTAAGGCGCATAACCGGCGGCGGAAGCGTCTTCCACGACGAGTTCGGTGAGATAACCTATTCTGTGGTCGTCGGCGAGGACTACCATCCCGCCCTGAGGAACGTCGAGGAGAGCTATCGCTACCTGGCTGGTCCGCTCGTCGATGCTCTAAAGGAGCTTGGCCTTGACGCTGGCTTCTCCGGCCTGAACGACATCGTCGCCAACGGCAAGAAGATAAGCGGCTCTGCCCAGACGAGGAGAAAGGGGGTAATCCTCCAGCACGGCACGTTCATGTACGCGACAAGAGTGGATGTACTCGCGAAGGTTCTGAGGATCTCGAAGGCGAAGCTTTCCGATAAAGGAGTTTCGAACATCTGGGAGAGGGTTACGATCCTGGAGCGCGAGGGAATAAAGCTGAACCGCTGGGAGACCTACGAGCTGCTGAAAGACAAGTTCTCTGCTGCGTTTGAGCTGGAAGAAGACCAGCTGACGGACTACGAGCTCGAGCTTGCAGAGAAACTGATAGAGGCTAGGTATGGAAACCCAGAGTGGAACGAGATGAGATAA
- a CDS encoding dipeptidase — translation MIFDAHSDLPAFVYDERKNGKTLVLEESFNQFFAPGVAARVMAIWTKPDRKSSALRYGLEVLNALQKDVAESERFELVKSVRDMRKAIEEGRVALWLGLEGGEPIGDSLDLLEVFHHLGLRVLTLTWSLRNAIGDGVFERTNGGLTNFGVEVVGKAEELGIIIDLSHINEAGFWDALDVTAFPVMASHSNARALCNHPRNLTDEQIKAIAERDGVIGAVAIPSFVDKEKPTLEKYVGHIAYMAELAGYKHVGLGFDFVYYMSGWSGRSVEGFEDESKIPALLERLNENFSAKEVRAITFRNFERLFERVIG, via the coding sequence ATGATATTTGATGCCCATTCAGACCTGCCCGCTTTTGTCTATGACGAGAGGAAGAATGGAAAAACTCTTGTCCTTGAGGAAAGTTTTAACCAATTCTTTGCCCCGGGCGTAGCCGCTCGAGTGATGGCCATCTGGACAAAACCGGACAGGAAAAGCTCGGCCCTAAGATACGGGCTGGAGGTTCTCAACGCCCTTCAGAAAGACGTCGCGGAGAGCGAGCGCTTCGAGCTTGTGAAAAGCGTCAGAGATATGAGAAAGGCCATCGAGGAAGGAAGGGTTGCCCTCTGGTTGGGCCTTGAGGGAGGAGAGCCGATAGGGGACAGTCTGGATTTGCTGGAGGTTTTCCACCACCTTGGCCTGAGGGTGCTAACGCTCACATGGAGCCTTCGCAATGCCATAGGCGATGGTGTCTTCGAGAGGACAAACGGTGGCCTGACCAACTTCGGCGTTGAAGTCGTAGGAAAGGCTGAGGAACTGGGAATCATCATAGATCTCAGCCACATAAACGAAGCCGGCTTCTGGGACGCCCTAGACGTTACCGCATTCCCTGTTATGGCCTCGCACTCCAATGCAAGAGCGCTATGCAATCACCCGAGGAACCTCACGGACGAGCAGATAAAGGCCATAGCAGAGCGGGATGGAGTTATCGGGGCGGTTGCCATTCCGAGCTTTGTAGACAAGGAAAAGCCAACGCTGGAGAAGTACGTTGGTCACATAGCGTATATGGCCGAGTTAGCGGGATACAAGCACGTGGGGCTCGGCTTCGACTTCGTGTATTACATGTCCGGCTGGAGCGGGAGGAGCGTTGAGGGCTTTGAAGACGAGTCGAAGATTCCGGCGCTGCTAGAGAGGCTGAACGAGAACTTCAGCGCGAAAGAAGTTAGAGCGATAACTTTCAGGAACTTCGAGCGCCTTTTTGAAAGGGTTATCGGATGA
- a CDS encoding metal-dependent hydrolase, translating to MRGFTHYISGLAAATFFPALVADLRMGILIPVIAAAAAYFPDFVDFKFGKFFSRRDYEIDPAPWDDKKHYAPKLVKVAELNEKNRYQFFAVQGKVSEIVERGEDTLVFKMIDENGNVKTVEKPYKSIIFKLTDETGTITVEAFGEDYDFFEEEFGEIAFGKEMLVFGYVDVDDDGIKLVVSDAPHPQGIAETIAKAIEEAYEKGETIVKIHNIRLPGDVYRRFFIHLDPPKREVRVEMGPIVTPGGVAIGGEVPDYRRVGIAKVSVPFIKTYPKPTRVDSFSGPEIAFRKAEFKGKTVVKDRFLPWHHGFSHSLTMGIIIGIVVFAFFKLIGYAHATELALAAMIGQWLHVFEDQLGFMGSNLLPPITKDVIPGFKLGESGSGLTNFSTAWLMIAFMIWNFNRFTDPRPIPIADWKLLLLLAWPSIIGFAIAIVKSFRLRKEISQLMDYYTNLEAFEEMEEVGGI from the coding sequence ATGAGGGGCTTCACTCACTACATATCCGGTCTGGCGGCGGCGACCTTCTTCCCTGCTCTGGTCGCGGACTTGCGGATGGGCATCCTCATTCCAGTCATAGCTGCAGCTGCGGCATATTTCCCCGACTTCGTCGACTTTAAATTCGGCAAGTTCTTCAGCAGGAGGGACTACGAAATAGATCCGGCTCCATGGGACGACAAGAAGCACTACGCACCAAAACTCGTTAAGGTTGCTGAACTGAATGAGAAAAACCGCTACCAGTTCTTTGCAGTTCAGGGCAAGGTCAGCGAAATAGTCGAGAGGGGCGAGGATACGCTGGTCTTTAAGATGATTGATGAGAACGGAAACGTCAAAACAGTCGAGAAGCCATACAAGAGCATAATCTTCAAGCTTACAGATGAGACCGGCACCATAACGGTAGAGGCCTTCGGGGAAGACTACGATTTCTTTGAAGAGGAGTTCGGTGAGATAGCCTTTGGGAAGGAGATGCTGGTCTTTGGCTATGTCGACGTTGATGATGACGGAATAAAGCTTGTTGTCTCCGACGCTCCCCACCCACAGGGCATAGCCGAGACCATAGCCAAGGCCATAGAGGAAGCCTACGAGAAAGGTGAAACTATAGTCAAGATACACAACATTCGCCTGCCCGGAGATGTCTACAGGCGGTTCTTCATACACCTCGACCCGCCGAAGAGGGAAGTCCGCGTTGAGATGGGCCCGATTGTAACTCCTGGCGGTGTTGCCATAGGCGGTGAAGTTCCAGATTATAGGCGCGTAGGGATAGCGAAGGTCAGTGTCCCCTTCATCAAGACATATCCCAAGCCTACCCGTGTTGATTCCTTCTCGGGCCCGGAGATAGCCTTCAGAAAGGCGGAGTTTAAGGGCAAGACCGTAGTCAAGGATCGCTTCCTGCCATGGCACCACGGCTTCAGCCACTCCCTCACGATGGGCATAATAATCGGTATCGTCGTCTTTGCCTTCTTCAAGCTCATCGGCTACGCCCACGCGACCGAGCTTGCCCTCGCGGCGATGATAGGCCAGTGGCTCCACGTCTTCGAGGATCAGCTTGGCTTCATGGGCAGCAACCTGCTCCCGCCGATAACCAAGGACGTCATCCCTGGCTTCAAGCTCGGTGAGAGCGGAAGTGGTCTGACCAACTTTTCCACAGCCTGGCTCATGATAGCCTTCATGATATGGAACTTCAACCGCTTCACAGACCCGAGACCGATTCCAATAGCCGACTGGAAGCTGCTGCTACTCTTAGCATGGCCATCGATAATAGGATTTGCCATAGCGATAGTCAAGAGCTTCAGGCTGAGGAAGGAGATATCCCAGCTAATGGACTACTACACCAACTTGGAGGCCTTCGAGGAGATGGAAGAGGTTGGGGGCATCTGA
- a CDS encoding signal peptidase I: protein MDESWKKDIAWILIAFIAVFALQFGLKMAFHTDSPLVIVVSGSMEPVFYRGDVVLLKGISENNIDEVHVGDVIVYKRPGYEYPIIHRVRDIKEVSLGGKTEKCFVTWGDNNWAPDPDYPTPYGPVPCVPAYAVEDKALLVFPKIGLIPLEIRERLGLG from the coding sequence ATGGATGAGTCGTGGAAAAAGGACATAGCATGGATCCTAATCGCGTTCATAGCAGTTTTTGCACTCCAATTCGGGCTTAAGATGGCCTTTCACACGGACTCGCCACTGGTCATAGTGGTGAGCGGCTCCATGGAACCCGTCTTTTACAGGGGGGATGTCGTCCTCCTGAAGGGGATAAGTGAGAACAACATTGATGAAGTTCACGTTGGCGACGTGATCGTCTATAAGCGCCCCGGTTATGAATACCCGATAATTCACCGCGTCAGGGATATAAAGGAGGTAAGCCTTGGAGGGAAAACTGAGAAGTGTTTTGTCACATGGGGCGACAACAACTGGGCTCCCGACCCCGATTATCCAACGCCTTACGGGCCGGTCCCTTGCGTTCCAGCTTATGCCGTCGAGGACAAGGCCCTGCTGGTTTTCCCGAAGATAGGCCTCATCCCGCTCGAGATAAGGGAGCGCCTCGGTCTGGGATGA